One genomic region from Jiangella sp. DSM 45060 encodes:
- a CDS encoding HAD family phosphatase — MSAGLDAALTGRRAALLDLDGTLIDSEPANQAAYRSYFAARGWDVGPDVLRAFAGRRGAEVFMQLAGPWTGEDALALVDGVMARVDHQAHPPRPVPGAAELIRRLHASGVPVALVTSAGRAWAERAVGDVLGVRDLFAAFVTAETTSAGKPDPAPYLAGAAALGVDPSEAVALEDTVPGVHSALAAGVGLVIGVATGTPPGLLLDGGAKRVVSGPAELLRS, encoded by the coding sequence GTGAGCGCCGGGCTCGACGCGGCGCTCACCGGCCGGCGGGCCGCGCTGCTGGACCTCGACGGCACCCTGATCGACAGCGAGCCGGCCAACCAGGCCGCCTACCGGTCGTACTTCGCCGCCCGCGGCTGGGACGTCGGGCCGGACGTGCTGCGCGCGTTCGCCGGTCGCCGCGGCGCCGAGGTGTTCATGCAGCTTGCCGGGCCGTGGACCGGCGAGGACGCCCTCGCCCTCGTCGACGGCGTCATGGCCCGGGTCGACCACCAGGCGCACCCGCCGCGGCCGGTGCCCGGCGCGGCCGAGCTGATCCGCCGGCTGCACGCGTCCGGAGTCCCCGTCGCGCTGGTGACGTCGGCCGGGCGAGCGTGGGCGGAACGCGCCGTCGGCGACGTCCTCGGCGTCCGCGACCTCTTCGCCGCGTTCGTCACCGCCGAGACGACGTCCGCGGGCAAGCCCGACCCCGCGCCCTACCTCGCCGGCGCCGCCGCCCTCGGCGTCGACCCGTCCGAGGCGGTCGCGCTGGAGGACACCGTCCCGGGCGTGCACTCGGCGCTGGCCGCCGGCGTCGGCCTCGTCATCGGCGTCGCCACCGGCACCCCGCCCGGCCTCCTCCTCGACGGCGGCGCGAAACGGGTCGTCTCCGGACCGGCGGAGCTGCTGCGGTCCTGA
- a CDS encoding DUF4262 domain-containing protein produces the protein MALDACTPLQLQQWQDQEDAWLRDTVRRHGWAVQYAAGAPPFAYTVGLYGFGHPELLVYGLDLQASAWVLNHFGDRVREGERFGPGRPMRLPGWSHRLQLFPFHDGDEPPVLGSAQRYYHRGPADPVPALQLIWDDSAGRFPWDDGYDLPGGLQPAPRP, from the coding sequence ATGGCGTTGGACGCGTGCACGCCGCTTCAGCTGCAGCAGTGGCAGGACCAGGAGGACGCGTGGCTGCGCGACACCGTCCGCCGGCACGGCTGGGCGGTCCAGTACGCGGCCGGCGCCCCGCCGTTCGCCTACACCGTCGGGCTGTACGGGTTCGGCCATCCCGAACTGCTGGTGTACGGGCTCGACCTGCAGGCCAGCGCCTGGGTGCTGAACCACTTCGGCGACCGCGTCCGCGAGGGTGAACGGTTCGGGCCCGGCCGGCCGATGCGCCTGCCCGGCTGGTCGCACCGCCTGCAGCTCTTCCCCTTCCACGACGGCGACGAGCCGCCGGTGCTGGGGTCGGCGCAGCGCTACTACCACCGCGGCCCGGCCGATCCCGTGCCCGCCCTCCAGCTCATCTGGGACGACTCCGCCGGACGCTTCCCCTGGGACGACGGTTACGACCTGCCCGGCGGGCTGCAGCCGGCGCCTCGCCCGTAG
- a CDS encoding pyridoxamine 5'-phosphate oxidase family protein — MQPNEIAEILNRPYSQELLARDITRLAYVATDGTPRTVPIGFTWNGTEIVMCTPTNAPKLASLRANPAVALTIDTEVHPPKILLLRGRAELDLVEGIPEEYMKMNTSYEMTPEQRAEWEVAVRGLYDAMVRIVVRPTWAKLIDFEATLPTPVEELIRQKAESQGA; from the coding sequence ATGCAGCCGAACGAGATCGCCGAGATCCTGAACCGCCCGTACAGCCAGGAACTGCTGGCCCGCGACATCACCCGGCTGGCCTACGTGGCCACCGACGGCACGCCGCGCACGGTGCCGATCGGGTTCACCTGGAACGGCACCGAGATCGTCATGTGCACGCCGACGAACGCACCGAAGCTCGCGTCGCTGCGGGCCAACCCGGCGGTGGCGCTGACCATCGACACCGAGGTGCACCCGCCGAAGATCCTGCTGCTCCGCGGCCGCGCCGAACTCGACCTCGTCGAGGGCATCCCGGAGGAGTACATGAAGATGAACACCAGCTACGAGATGACGCCCGAGCAGCGGGCCGAGTGGGAGGTCGCGGTCCGCGGGCTTTACGACGCGATGGTGCGCATCGTGGTGAGGCCGACGTGGGCGAAGCTGATCGACTTCGAGGCCACCCTGCCCACCCCCGTCGAGGAGCTGATCAGGCAGAAGGCCGAGAGCCAGGGCGCCTGA
- a CDS encoding ABC transporter permease — protein sequence MNGTVVRLTYRALLGGRRAWLLLLMSVLLLSMAVLLRVTVGVDHQVTADFLGAVSVAALVPLFGLIVGTGVIGPEIDDGSIVYVLSKPISRPRIILSKFVVAACATVLFAAVPTFVAGLVMSGTAGRIALGFGVAALVASVAYSAIFLLLSVVTRHAVVYGLAYALIWEGLLGSFVPGARTLSVQQWSLSLTEAIATRDLVSSDVRLAVAGVLLAVVIVGATWYAGQRLRVLSLAGEE from the coding sequence ATGAACGGGACCGTTGTCCGGCTGACCTACCGGGCGCTGCTCGGAGGCCGGCGGGCCTGGCTGCTGTTGCTGATGTCGGTGCTGCTCCTCTCCATGGCGGTGCTGCTGCGCGTCACCGTCGGCGTCGACCACCAGGTCACCGCCGACTTCCTCGGCGCCGTCTCGGTGGCCGCTCTGGTGCCGCTGTTCGGGCTGATCGTCGGCACCGGCGTCATCGGCCCCGAGATCGACGACGGCTCGATCGTCTACGTGTTGTCGAAGCCGATCTCGCGGCCGCGGATCATCCTCAGCAAGTTCGTCGTCGCCGCGTGCGCGACGGTGCTGTTCGCCGCCGTGCCGACGTTCGTCGCCGGCCTGGTGATGTCCGGAACGGCCGGGCGCATCGCGCTCGGCTTCGGCGTCGCGGCGCTGGTCGCGTCGGTGGCGTACAGCGCGATCTTCCTGCTGCTGTCCGTCGTCACCCGGCACGCCGTGGTGTACGGGCTGGCGTACGCGCTGATCTGGGAGGGGCTGCTCGGCTCGTTCGTCCCCGGCGCGCGGACGCTGAGCGTCCAGCAGTGGTCGCTCTCGCTCACCGAGGCCATCGCCACTCGCGACCTCGTCTCGTCCGACGTCCGGCTCGCGGTGGCCGGGGTGCTGCTGGCCGTCGTCATCGTCGGCGCCACCTGGTACGCCGGCCAGCGGCTGCGGGTGCTCTCGCTGGCCGGCGAGGAATGA
- a CDS encoding ABC transporter ATP-binding protein, whose protein sequence is MSVLSVDTVSRWYGNVVAVNDVTMTIGPGITGLLGPNGAGKSTLIGMLAGFLAPSAGSVTLDDATVWKNPEVYRTIGLVPEREAAYDFLTGWQFVLANAELHGLPDPGAAAKRALAAVEMEFAQARKVGEYSKGMRQRVKMASALVHDPSVLLLDEPFNGMDPRQRLHLMELLRQMGADGRTVLFSSHILEEVEQLAQQIEVMVAGRHAASGDFREIRRLMTDRPHQYVIRSSDDRGLASALIADGSTAGVQLDDGVLSVEAVSFLRFTELLPRVARDAGIRLFEVSPTDESLESVFSYLVKS, encoded by the coding sequence ATGAGCGTCCTCTCCGTCGACACGGTCTCGCGCTGGTACGGCAACGTCGTCGCCGTCAACGACGTCACCATGACCATCGGGCCGGGCATCACCGGCCTGCTCGGCCCCAACGGCGCCGGCAAGTCCACGCTGATCGGCATGCTGGCCGGGTTCCTGGCGCCGTCGGCCGGGTCGGTGACGCTCGACGACGCCACCGTCTGGAAGAACCCCGAGGTCTACCGCACCATCGGGCTGGTGCCCGAGCGCGAGGCCGCGTACGACTTCCTCACCGGCTGGCAGTTCGTACTGGCCAACGCCGAACTGCACGGCCTGCCCGACCCCGGCGCCGCCGCGAAGCGCGCGCTGGCCGCCGTCGAGATGGAGTTCGCGCAGGCCCGCAAGGTCGGCGAGTACTCCAAGGGCATGCGGCAGCGGGTCAAGATGGCCTCGGCGCTGGTGCACGACCCGTCCGTCCTGCTGCTGGACGAGCCGTTCAACGGCATGGACCCCCGGCAGCGGCTGCACCTCATGGAACTGCTGCGCCAGATGGGCGCCGACGGCCGCACCGTCCTGTTCAGCTCGCACATCCTCGAAGAGGTCGAGCAGCTGGCGCAGCAGATCGAGGTCATGGTCGCCGGCCGGCACGCCGCGTCCGGCGACTTCCGCGAGATCCGGCGGCTGATGACCGACCGGCCGCACCAGTACGTCATCCGCTCCTCCGACGACCGCGGGCTGGCCTCGGCGCTCATCGCCGACGGCTCCACCGCCGGCGTCCAGCTCGACGACGGCGTGCTGAGCGTCGAGGCGGTGTCGTTCCTGCGGTTCACCGAGTTGCTCCCGCGCGTCGCCCGCGACGCCGGCATCAGGCTCTTCGAGGTCTCGCCCACCGACGAGTCGCTCGAGAGCGTCTTCTCCTACCTGGTGAAGAGTTAG
- a CDS encoding ABC transporter permease, with translation MSEQTPSGVIHDIGYRKYDGPRLGRARVTRALYVHSLRGAFGLGRSARSKVLPMLLLGVMCVPAFILAVITNVTGDLTGGLPLPYSAYVFVAAQPMVAMFVAAQAPAALSRDLRFKTVPLYFSRPMERSDYVLAKYGALSTALFLLIAAPMLIMYVGALLAELPAWEQTSDLLLALLGAVVYAVVYAGIGLVIASLTARRGLGVAAIITLFALSFAAVSALQGIIRYEVEDIDLAGWLGLLSPVTLVDGFQTWVLDASGRAVAPPPGDAGGVVYVLVTFAVIGACWALLNLRYRKVSA, from the coding sequence ATGTCCGAGCAGACTCCGTCGGGTGTCATCCACGACATCGGCTACCGCAAGTACGACGGCCCACGGCTCGGCCGGGCGCGCGTCACCCGGGCGCTGTACGTGCACAGCCTGCGCGGGGCGTTCGGCCTGGGCCGCTCCGCCCGCTCGAAGGTGCTGCCCATGCTGCTACTCGGCGTCATGTGCGTGCCGGCGTTCATCCTCGCGGTCATCACCAACGTCACCGGCGACCTCACCGGCGGGCTGCCGCTGCCGTACTCCGCCTACGTCTTCGTCGCGGCACAACCCATGGTGGCCATGTTCGTGGCCGCGCAGGCGCCCGCCGCGCTCTCGCGCGACCTGCGGTTCAAGACCGTCCCGCTGTACTTCTCCCGGCCCATGGAGCGCTCCGACTACGTGCTGGCGAAGTACGGCGCGCTCTCGACGGCGCTGTTCCTGCTGATCGCGGCGCCGATGCTGATCATGTACGTCGGCGCGCTGCTGGCCGAGCTGCCGGCCTGGGAACAGACCAGTGACCTGCTGCTGGCGCTGCTCGGCGCGGTCGTGTACGCGGTCGTGTACGCCGGCATCGGCCTGGTCATCGCGTCGCTCACCGCCCGCCGCGGACTCGGTGTCGCGGCCATCATCACGCTCTTCGCGCTGAGCTTCGCCGCCGTCAGCGCACTGCAGGGGATCATCCGCTACGAGGTGGAGGACATCGACCTCGCCGGCTGGCTGGGGCTGCTGTCGCCGGTCACGCTGGTCGACGGGTTCCAGACCTGGGTGCTGGACGCCTCGGGCAGAGCCGTCGCGCCGCCGCCCGGCGACGCCGGTGGTGTGGTGTACGTGCTGGTGACGTTCGCCGTCATCGGCGCCTGCTGGGCCCTGCTCAACCTGCGCTACCGGAAGGTCTCGGCATGA
- a CDS encoding ABC transporter ATP-binding protein, which produces MPVIQTEELTKRFPATTALDRLTIDVEPGVVGLVGANGAGKSTLIKILLGLSPATSGRASVFGLDVTADGPKIRERVGYMPEHDCLPGDVSATEFVVHMARMSGLPADAARERTADTLRHVGLYEERYRPIGGYSTGMKQRVKLAQALVHDPEIVMLDEPTNGLDPVGRDDMLALIRRIWAEFGITVLVTSHLLGELERIADHVVVIDGGTLLRSSSTSEFTRTSQFLVVEVSAAAEAVAASLTAAGLTVSHDGTQQLVLPLDDEKVYDLVRDAVAAEGVGLIRLEQSRHHISEIFEEERG; this is translated from the coding sequence GTGCCTGTCATCCAGACCGAGGAACTGACGAAACGGTTCCCGGCGACCACCGCGCTCGACCGGCTCACCATCGACGTCGAGCCGGGCGTCGTCGGGCTGGTCGGCGCCAACGGCGCGGGCAAGTCGACGCTGATCAAGATCCTGCTCGGGCTGTCACCGGCCACGTCGGGACGGGCCAGCGTCTTCGGGCTCGACGTCACCGCGGACGGCCCGAAGATCCGCGAACGGGTCGGCTACATGCCCGAGCACGACTGCCTCCCCGGCGACGTCTCCGCCACCGAGTTCGTCGTGCACATGGCCCGCATGTCCGGGCTGCCGGCCGACGCCGCCCGCGAGCGCACCGCCGACACCCTGCGCCACGTCGGCCTCTACGAAGAGCGGTACCGCCCCATCGGCGGCTACTCCACTGGCATGAAGCAACGGGTCAAGCTGGCGCAGGCGCTGGTGCACGACCCCGAGATCGTCATGCTCGACGAACCCACCAACGGCCTCGACCCGGTCGGCCGCGACGACATGCTGGCGCTCATCCGGCGCATCTGGGCCGAGTTCGGCATCACCGTGCTCGTCACGTCGCACCTGCTGGGCGAGCTGGAGCGCATCGCCGACCACGTGGTGGTCATCGACGGCGGCACGCTGCTGCGGTCGTCGTCGACGTCGGAGTTCACCCGCACCAGTCAGTTCCTGGTCGTCGAGGTGTCCGCCGCGGCCGAGGCCGTCGCCGCCAGCCTGACCGCCGCCGGCCTCACGGTGAGCCACGACGGCACGCAGCAGCTGGTGCTCCCGCTCGACGACGAGAAGGTGTACGACCTCGTGCGCGACGCCGTCGCCGCCGAGGGCGTCGGCCTGATCCGGCTGGAACAGAGCCGGCACCACATCTCCGAAATCTTCGAGGAGGAGCGGGGCTGA
- a CDS encoding FAD-dependent oxidoreductase has translation MADRVLVIGADAAGMSAASQALRSAKAAGRSLEVIAVDRGHWTSYSACGIPYWIAGDVPSPGALVARTPDEHRANGIDVRLLTEAVALDTDAGWVEVVDHAAGRTERLGYDELVIATGAAPVRPDVPGSDAAGIHGVQTLDDGAAVLESLARPPERAVVVGAGYIGLEMAEAMVRRGLAVTVVDRGDEPMNTLDPDLGTQVHAAMEGMGIDVVTSAAVTAFETGPDGAVTAVVTDAGTYPADIVVLGTGVRPATGLARAAGLPLGPTGGLRTDDTQRVADGVWSAGDCVETWDRVRRDWVHVPLGTHANKQGRVLGTNLGGGQARFPGIVGTALTKVCDLELARTGLTEGDAVAAGLDHVAVTIESTTRSGYFPGTQPITVKMVAERPTGRLLGAQIVGRDGSAKRIDVCAMALWTELTVGELAMTDLAYAPPFSSVWDPVQIAARKAADRL, from the coding sequence ATGGCTGACCGTGTGCTGGTGATCGGGGCGGACGCCGCCGGGATGAGCGCGGCGTCGCAGGCGTTGCGGTCGGCGAAGGCGGCCGGGCGCTCGCTGGAGGTCATCGCGGTCGACCGCGGGCACTGGACGTCCTACTCCGCGTGCGGCATCCCGTACTGGATCGCCGGCGACGTCCCCTCGCCGGGCGCGCTGGTGGCCCGCACGCCCGACGAGCACCGCGCCAACGGCATCGACGTCCGGCTGCTCACCGAGGCCGTGGCCCTCGACACCGACGCCGGCTGGGTCGAGGTGGTCGACCACGCGGCCGGGCGCACCGAGCGGCTCGGCTACGACGAACTGGTCATCGCGACGGGCGCCGCGCCGGTACGGCCCGACGTCCCCGGCTCCGACGCGGCCGGCATCCACGGCGTGCAGACGCTCGACGACGGCGCCGCGGTGCTCGAGTCGCTCGCGCGGCCGCCCGAGCGGGCGGTCGTCGTCGGCGCCGGGTACATCGGTCTCGAGATGGCCGAGGCGATGGTCCGCCGCGGCCTCGCCGTCACCGTCGTCGACCGCGGCGACGAGCCGATGAACACCCTCGACCCGGACCTCGGCACCCAGGTGCACGCCGCCATGGAGGGCATGGGCATCGACGTCGTCACGTCGGCCGCGGTGACGGCGTTCGAGACCGGGCCGGACGGCGCCGTGACGGCCGTCGTCACCGACGCCGGGACGTACCCCGCCGACATCGTCGTGCTCGGCACCGGCGTGCGCCCGGCCACCGGCCTCGCCCGGGCCGCCGGGCTGCCGCTCGGCCCGACCGGCGGGCTGCGCACCGACGACACCCAGCGGGTCGCGGACGGCGTGTGGTCCGCCGGCGACTGCGTCGAGACGTGGGACCGCGTCCGCCGCGACTGGGTGCACGTCCCGCTCGGCACGCACGCGAACAAGCAGGGCCGCGTGCTCGGGACGAACCTCGGCGGCGGGCAGGCGCGGTTCCCCGGCATCGTCGGCACCGCGCTGACGAAGGTGTGCGACCTCGAGTTGGCCCGCACCGGCCTGACCGAGGGCGACGCCGTCGCGGCGGGGCTCGACCACGTCGCCGTCACCATCGAGTCGACCACGCGGTCCGGCTACTTCCCGGGCACCCAGCCGATCACCGTCAAGATGGTCGCCGAGCGGCCGACCGGGCGGCTGCTGGGCGCCCAGATCGTGGGCCGCGACGGCTCGGCCAAGCGCATCGACGTGTGCGCCATGGCACTCTGGACCGAGCTGACCGTCGGCGAGCTGGCGATGACCGACCTCGCCTACGCGCCGCCGTTCTCGTCCGTCTGGGATCCGGTCCAGATCGCCGCCCGCAAGGCCGCCGACCGGCTCTGA
- a CDS encoding TrmH family RNA methyltransferase — protein MSDQAAPAADESAPDHQPGVGPWPGPWPDDPRYDPELLEYGDRRNVVDAYRYWSNDAIVADLDRRRHPFHVAIENWQHDFNIGSVVRTANAFLAAEVHIVGRRRWNRRGAMVTDRYQHVRHHADLAALASWAHAEGVPVLGIDNLPGAVALETYDLPRACVLLFGQEGPGLSEAAREHVDAVLSIAQFGSTRSINAGAAAAIAMHAWIRRHVVPGGADG, from the coding sequence GTGAGCGACCAGGCGGCCCCGGCGGCGGACGAGTCAGCGCCGGACCACCAGCCCGGCGTCGGGCCGTGGCCGGGACCATGGCCCGACGACCCGCGGTACGACCCCGAGCTGCTCGAGTACGGCGACCGCCGCAACGTGGTCGATGCCTACCGCTACTGGAGCAACGACGCCATCGTCGCCGACCTCGACCGTCGCCGGCACCCGTTCCACGTCGCCATCGAGAACTGGCAGCACGACTTCAACATCGGCTCCGTCGTCCGCACGGCGAACGCGTTCCTCGCCGCCGAGGTGCACATCGTCGGGCGGCGCCGCTGGAACCGCCGCGGCGCCATGGTCACCGACCGCTACCAGCACGTCCGGCACCACGCCGACCTCGCCGCGCTCGCGTCTTGGGCGCATGCCGAGGGCGTCCCGGTGCTCGGCATCGACAACCTGCCCGGCGCGGTCGCGCTGGAGACCTACGACCTCCCGCGCGCCTGCGTCCTGCTGTTCGGGCAGGAGGGCCCGGGCCTCTCCGAGGCCGCGCGCGAGCACGTCGACGCCGTCCTCTCCATCGCCCAGTTCGGGTCCACCCGTTCCATCAACGCCGGCGCGGCGGCGGCCATCGCCATGCACGCCTGGATCCGCCGGCACGTCGTTCCCGGAGGAGCCGATGGCTGA
- a CDS encoding DUF5642 family protein — MRKLGISALVAATLFLAACGGDDDAGDDATAASEETAAADETPADDVAEEEDGEAAASGLEAALLSAEDLPEGAAVSAFDVAQLDSAGESMAQLLEGVTYEPADCQAYDTNPLQKDGAEAAGMTATSGTDALINAVYTNASADDVASVQEYYDRCGEITVSGEAGGQSLDMTIRTTTVDAPEVEADEVIAVETVTESAAMPAVPTRIIYMIDGDRGVYVAGNPESTTFDLNALAVAALDKLKAQG; from the coding sequence ATGCGAAAGCTCGGAATTTCTGCGCTTGTGGCCGCCACCCTGTTCCTCGCCGCATGCGGCGGTGACGACGACGCGGGCGACGACGCGACCGCCGCGAGCGAGGAGACCGCCGCCGCCGACGAGACCCCGGCGGACGACGTCGCCGAGGAGGAGGACGGCGAGGCGGCCGCCTCCGGCCTGGAGGCCGCGCTGCTGTCGGCCGAGGACCTCCCCGAGGGCGCGGCGGTGTCCGCGTTCGACGTCGCGCAGCTGGACAGCGCCGGCGAGAGCATGGCGCAGCTGCTCGAGGGCGTCACCTACGAGCCGGCCGACTGCCAGGCCTACGACACCAACCCGCTGCAGAAGGACGGCGCCGAGGCGGCCGGCATGACCGCCACGTCGGGCACCGACGCGCTGATCAACGCCGTCTACACGAACGCGAGCGCCGACGACGTCGCAAGCGTGCAGGAGTACTACGACCGCTGCGGCGAGATCACCGTCAGCGGTGAGGCCGGCGGCCAGTCGCTGGACATGACGATCCGCACCACCACCGTCGACGCGCCGGAGGTCGAGGCCGACGAGGTCATCGCGGTCGAGACGGTGACGGAGTCGGCGGCCATGCCGGCGGTCCCGACCCGGATCATCTACATGATCGACGGCGACCGCGGGGTCTACGTGGCCGGCAACCCGGAGTCGACCACGTTCGACCTGAACGCGCTGGCCGTCGCCGCTCTGGACAAGCTCAAGGCGCAGGGCTGA
- a CDS encoding SigE family RNA polymerase sigma factor, with translation MGVDFHEYVVTRRQPLLRLAYLLTGDAHLAEDVVQTALLRAFRQWRRVSRADQPDAYVRRMVVNAYVDGKRRRSSTEAPTAPVDLPAVATGPDHGDAHAERTVMWTALAGLPRVQRAVLVLRFYEDLDDARIAELLGSTPSTVRSNASRALATLRKEWTRV, from the coding sequence ATGGGCGTGGACTTCCACGAGTACGTGGTCACCCGGCGGCAGCCGCTGCTGCGGCTGGCCTACCTGCTCACCGGTGACGCGCACCTCGCCGAGGACGTCGTCCAGACGGCGCTGCTGCGGGCCTTCCGGCAGTGGCGGCGGGTGAGCCGGGCCGACCAGCCCGACGCCTACGTGCGGCGCATGGTCGTCAACGCCTACGTCGACGGGAAGCGGCGGCGCAGCTCCACCGAGGCGCCCACCGCGCCGGTCGACCTGCCCGCCGTCGCGACCGGACCCGATCATGGCGACGCGCACGCCGAGCGGACGGTCATGTGGACCGCGCTCGCCGGACTGCCGCGGGTGCAGCGGGCGGTGCTGGTGCTGCGGTTCTACGAGGACCTCGACGACGCCCGCATCGCCGAACTGCTGGGCAGCACGCCGTCGACGGTCCGGTCGAACGCGTCGCGGGCCCTGGCAACGCTGCGGAAGGAGTGGACCCGTGTCTGA
- the pyrE gene encoding orotate phosphoribosyltransferase, which translates to MSAWDELRRHIVEKAVVRGRVVLSSGKEADYYVDLRRITLDGAAAPLVGQVMRDLTADLAFDAVGGLTLGADPVATSMLHAASAAGQSLDAFVVRKDAKQHGLRRRIEGPDVTGRRVLAVEDTSTTGGSVLTAVEALREAGADVVAVAVIVDRDTGSRERIEAAGLEYRAAYSQADLGL; encoded by the coding sequence GTGAGTGCCTGGGATGAGCTGCGCCGCCACATCGTCGAGAAGGCCGTCGTGCGCGGCCGGGTCGTGCTGTCGTCGGGCAAGGAGGCCGACTATTACGTCGACCTGCGCCGCATCACGCTCGACGGCGCCGCCGCGCCGCTGGTCGGGCAGGTCATGCGCGACCTCACGGCCGACCTCGCCTTCGACGCCGTGGGCGGGCTCACCCTCGGCGCCGACCCCGTCGCCACGTCCATGCTGCACGCCGCCTCCGCCGCCGGGCAGTCGCTCGACGCGTTCGTCGTGCGCAAGGACGCGAAGCAACACGGCCTGCGCCGCCGCATCGAGGGCCCCGACGTCACCGGCCGCCGCGTCCTCGCCGTCGAGGACACCTCCACCACCGGCGGCAGCGTGCTGACGGCGGTCGAGGCGCTGCGCGAAGCGGGCGCCGACGTCGTCGCCGTCGCCGTGATCGTCGACCGTGACACCGGGTCGCGGGAGCGCATCGAGGCGGCCGGGCTGGAGTACCGCGCCGCCTACTCCCAGGCCGACCTCGGTCTCTAG
- a CDS encoding VanZ family protein, translated as MTDAWTWPAYVAVLFGTVTFVVFFAPIVVIESRTYGRLSPLRLAGAALFAIYGMALVAYTLLPWPESDWCAAHEAPPVQWRPFHSIDDIVTDTAGLSLMARLESAAVLQVVFNVVLFVPWGLFLRRFFGRGLGLTVLSGAAVSVLIETTQGTGVFGLAGCVYRVADVDDVLTNTAGTVIGALLAPVLLRWMPGQELRRTRREPRRVTRSRRLLGMVVDLAAYTAVAAVVATAYRAYVLYGRGDELPADAGWGDRAVPSIVAFVLVVLVPTLSGPGASLGQRALWLAPRWADGAGHRSRALARSLCGFGLYSLLDVVSALPPLGDGVTDAAASLTNVVIVVSGPAVVFGGPRGLSFRLAGAQLADARAEAAAAR; from the coding sequence GTGACCGACGCGTGGACCTGGCCGGCCTACGTGGCCGTGCTGTTCGGCACCGTCACGTTCGTCGTGTTCTTCGCGCCGATCGTCGTGATCGAGTCGCGCACGTACGGCCGGCTCAGCCCGCTCCGGCTGGCCGGCGCGGCGCTGTTCGCGATCTACGGCATGGCGCTGGTGGCCTACACCCTGCTGCCGTGGCCTGAGTCGGACTGGTGCGCTGCGCACGAGGCGCCGCCGGTGCAGTGGCGGCCGTTCCACTCGATCGACGACATCGTCACCGACACCGCCGGGCTGTCGCTGATGGCCCGGCTGGAGAGCGCGGCCGTCCTGCAGGTCGTCTTCAACGTCGTGCTGTTCGTGCCGTGGGGACTGTTCCTGCGCCGGTTCTTCGGCCGCGGCCTCGGCCTGACGGTGCTCAGCGGCGCCGCGGTCTCGGTGCTGATCGAGACCACCCAGGGCACCGGCGTGTTCGGGCTGGCCGGCTGCGTCTACCGCGTGGCCGACGTCGACGACGTGCTGACGAACACGGCCGGCACGGTGATCGGCGCGCTGCTGGCGCCCGTGCTGCTGCGCTGGATGCCCGGCCAGGAGTTGCGGCGGACCCGCCGCGAGCCACGTCGTGTGACGCGCTCCCGGCGGTTGCTCGGCATGGTGGTCGACCTCGCCGCCTACACGGCGGTGGCGGCCGTCGTCGCCACCGCCTACCGGGCGTACGTCCTCTACGGCCGCGGCGACGAGCTGCCCGCCGACGCCGGCTGGGGCGACCGTGCGGTGCCGTCGATCGTGGCGTTCGTGCTGGTGGTGCTGGTGCCGACGCTGTCGGGGCCGGGCGCGTCGCTGGGCCAGCGCGCGCTCTGGCTGGCGCCGCGGTGGGCCGACGGCGCCGGCCACCGGTCCCGGGCGCTGGCACGGTCGCTGTGCGGGTTCGGTCTCTACAGCCTGCTCGACGTGGTCAGCGCGCTGCCGCCGCTCGGCGACGGCGTGACCGACGCCGCGGCGTCGCTGACGAACGTCGTCATCGTGGTGTCCGGGCCGGCCGTGGTGTTCGGCGGGCCGCGCGGGCTGTCGTTCCGGCTGGCCGGCGCACAGCTGGCCGACGCCCGTGCGGAGGCCGCCGCCGCGCGCTGA